The Stigmatella ashevillena genomic sequence AGACGAAGGCGCCGCGCTCGGCACACACCGTGAGTCCGTACGTGGCATTCTCCACGTTACAGCCAGTCACCACCGACCCATCCTCGAAGAGGATGGCCGCACCGACTGGGAAGCGCGAATAGGGCACATGGGCGCGCTCGCGCACTTTTGACGCCTGCTGGAACAGCGCTTCCCACGGAATGTCTGTGGCCATGGACCTCTCCAATTTCAGCGCGGGGTTCTGGTCAGCTCCAGGTCGTCCAGGTGGCGGGCAATGGCCAGCTCCTCCTCGACGGACAGGTTCACGAAGCGCACACGCGCCGCCACGCCGGGCTCGCCCCGCGTCACCTGAAGCACCTCCCCACTCACCCGCAGCTCGTCCGGGGCGGACGGCAAGAGCAGCCGCAGCTCCACCTGAGCCCCCCCCTCCAACGCGCCGCCGCGAAGGGCACACCCGCCCAGCGACAAATCTCCCTCGTAGGCCTCGAACCCCGCCTCACTCCCGGCGCGCCGCACCAGGAAACGCATGGGGACCCGGGGAGATTCTCTCCGCTCTTCTGCCCCGGAAGCCGGGGAAATCTTGTTCTCCGCCATCGCTGTCGAATCCTTGCTCAGTTGCGTGCCACTCCGGAAAGGAAATCCGTGAGCAGCCGGGCAAAGATACCCGCTACCCGTTGGGCCGTCTCGGCCACTTCGCCGTGGGAGAGCGGTTCGGTGCCCACCCCCGCCGCCAGGTTGGTGATGCAGCTGATGCCCACCACCGGGACGCCCATGTGACGGGCGGCCACCACCTCGGGCACCGTGCTCATCCCCACCGCGTCCGCCCCCAGGGTGCGCAGCATGCGGATTTCCGCGGGCGTCTCATAGGAGGGGCCTGCCACCATGGCGTACACGCCCTGCCGCAGGGGCACCTCCCCCCGGCGGGCGGACTCGAGCAGCCGCGCCCGGAGCTCAGGCGAATAGGCCTGGGACATGTCCGGGAAGCGCGTTCCCAGCCGGTCATCGTTGGGCCCCGTCAGCGCATTCCACCCGGAGAGGTTGATGTGGTCGGTGATGACCATCAAATCCCCGGGGGCGAACTGGGGATGGATGCCCCCCGCGGCGTTCGTCACCACCAGGGCCTCGATGCCCAGCGCACACAGCACCCGCGCGGGCAAGGTCACCTGGGTGGGCGAATACCCTTCGTAGGCATGCACCCGGCCCTGCATCGCCACCACGGTCTGCGACCCCACCTGCCCCAGCACCAACCGGCCCGCGTGGCCCGGCACCGAGGAATGGGGAAAGTGGGGCAGTTCTGCGTAGGGAATGACCACCTGGCGCGCGAAGCCTTCGGCGAATGCCCCCAGACCACTGCCCAGGATGATGCCCACCTTCGGCGAAAGGCCCCCCGCGCGCTGCCGGATGGCCTGGGCCGTCTCCTGGATCTGCTCGTAAAGTCCCATTCCGCCGCCATCCTACTCCAGCTGGGCGGCGGCTGGGATTCAGCCCCTCACGGGATTCAGCCCCTGACTAGATGTTCCAGCGGATCATGCCCTGGAGCACGTTCTCGGTCTTGCCCTCGATGAGGTAGCGGTTCCAGGCCACCTGCCACTCGAAGCCCGCGTACAGCTTGCCCGGGGTGAAGTGGATGGGCTTGCCGAAATCCCAGAGGAACTGGGGCTGGGCGAGGAAGAACTGGTTGCCCTCGTTCATCGAGTTGGTGCCCTTGCCCTTGCCTTCGCCAAACAGGCCCGTCTGGAAGAAGCCGGCGAGGATGAAGTCCTGGGTGAGGAACGTGAAGGACTTCTGGAAGGCCGCGCCCACCTGGAAATCGACGCCCTCGTAGGCGACATCGTCACGAATCACCGTCGTCACATTCATGAAGTCCAGCACGGGCACGGCCAAATCCCACTGGAGGCCGTAATAGCTGAGCATGCCGAGCTTCGACACGTGCTCCGCCTCGTACTTGAGGGACACGTCGGACAGCAGACCCCACTGGAACTGGCGGCCGGCGATCTTCTCCGCGATCCGCTTGGGGGACAGCGTCAGGGTGATGCCGCCGAAGAAGCCGCCCCGCTCGTTGAGGTTGAGATCATTGGCGATGACGCTGTTGAAGGGCCCGGTGATGTCGTAATACAGGAACATCGTCCCGTACTCCCACGCCTGGAACGCCTTGATCGACAGGACAGTGCGGGCGCCATCCCCGTTGAAGTCCTTGTTGAAACAGTCGATGGCGCCGCGGTAGCGACCGATAACTCCGTTGTCCTGCTTGATGTCGTCCCCATTGCCCGTCAGGCAGGGGGCGCGCAGCAACTCGAACCAGACGCCCGCCTGGGCGTTCAGCGGGGAAAGGAAGACAGCGAGGAGCGTGGCAACGAACAGGGCATTGCGAATCATGGGGGGGCCTCTCAGTGGCTCCCCGATCTCGCACGAGACCCGTCAGGTCTTCAAGAAATGAGACAGACAGTTTGGGAAACGCTTTATTCCAGCCGCTCCACGATGAGCGGACGGGGGGGCGGTATTTCATGCCCAAAGGAATAGGCAGCCAGGAGCCGCTCCTCCACATCCTTGAGAGGGCCCTCATTGTTGTAATGCACGCGCACCACCGGCTCTCCGGCTTTCACGGGCTCTCCCACCTTGCGCAGCAGGGTGAAGCCCACCGCCGGATCAATGAGGCTGTCCACCCGCTGCCGCCCGGCCCCCAGGGCCACCGCCGCCAGCCCCACCGCCTCGGTGTCAATGGCTGTGACGAAGCCTTCCACGGGGGCCACCACGTCGCGCGTGGCCCGCGCCTGCGGCAAGCGTGAGTAATCGTCGATGGCCCGCGGGTCTCCGCCTTGCGCCCGGACAATGTCTCTCAGCTTTTGCAGGGCGCTGCCATCCTCCACCACTCGGCGCAATTGCTCCCGCGCCTGTTGAGGCGTGGCCGCCTTGCCCCCGAGCACCAGCATCTCCGCGGTGAGCGCCAGCGTCACCTCGGTGTAGTCCTCCGGCGCCTGCCCGCGAAGCATCTCCACCGCTTCCACCACCTCCAGCGCGTTGCCCACCGCGCGCCCCAGCGGTTGATCCATGTCCGTCAGCAGCGCCGTCACCTTGCGGTTCATCGCCGTGCCCAGGGAGATCATCGTCCGGGCCAGGGCCCGCGCGTCCTCCAAGCGCTTCATGAAGGCGCCGCTGCCCACCTTCACATCCAGCACCAGCGCGTCGATGCCCTCCGCCAGCTTCTTGCTCATGATGGAGCTGGCGATGAGCGGCAGGCAGTCCACCGTGGCCGTCACGTCCCGCAGCGCGTAGAGCTTCTTGTCCGCGGGGGCCAGCGTCGACGTCTGGCCGATGAGGCAGGCGCCCACATCCCGGACCAGCCGCCGGTAGTCCGCCACGGACAGGTCCACCCGGAACCCGGGGATGGACTCCAGCTTGTCCAGCGTACCCCCCGTGTGCCCCAACCCGCGGCCCGAAATCATCGGAACGGGAACGCCACAGGCGGCTGCCAGCGGCGCCAGGCTCAAGGAGACCTTGTCCCCCACCCCTCCGGTGGAGTGCTTGTCCACCTTGATGCCAGGGGTCTCGGACAGGTCCAGCACCTCTCCGGACTCGAGCATGGCCCGCGTCCAGGCGCCCAGCTCCTCCGCATTCAGCCCGCGGAAGAAGACCGCCATGCAC encodes the following:
- a CDS encoding thymidine phosphorylase — translated: MRPYELIKAKREGHPLPPERIREFIAAYTRGDVPDYQMSALCMAVFFRGLNAEELGAWTRAMLESGEVLDLSETPGIKVDKHSTGGVGDKVSLSLAPLAAACGVPVPMISGRGLGHTGGTLDKLESIPGFRVDLSVADYRRLVRDVGACLIGQTSTLAPADKKLYALRDVTATVDCLPLIASSIMSKKLAEGIDALVLDVKVGSGAFMKRLEDARALARTMISLGTAMNRKVTALLTDMDQPLGRAVGNALEVVEAVEMLRGQAPEDYTEVTLALTAEMLVLGGKAATPQQAREQLRRVVEDGSALQKLRDIVRAQGGDPRAIDDYSRLPQARATRDVVAPVEGFVTAIDTEAVGLAAVALGAGRQRVDSLIDPAVGFTLLRKVGEPVKAGEPVVRVHYNNEGPLKDVEERLLAAYSFGHEIPPPRPLIVERLE
- a CDS encoding PilZ domain-containing protein; protein product: MAENKISPASGAEERRESPRVPMRFLVRRAGSEAGFEAYEGDLSLGGCALRGGALEGGAQVELRLLLPSAPDELRVSGEVLQVTRGEPGVAARVRFVNLSVEEELAIARHLDDLELTRTPR
- a CDS encoding purine-nucleoside phosphorylase; the encoded protein is MGLYEQIQETAQAIRQRAGGLSPKVGIILGSGLGAFAEGFARQVVIPYAELPHFPHSSVPGHAGRLVLGQVGSQTVVAMQGRVHAYEGYSPTQVTLPARVLCALGIEALVVTNAAGGIHPQFAPGDLMVITDHINLSGWNALTGPNDDRLGTRFPDMSQAYSPELRARLLESARRGEVPLRQGVYAMVAGPSYETPAEIRMLRTLGADAVGMSTVPEVVAARHMGVPVVGISCITNLAAGVGTEPLSHGEVAETAQRVAGIFARLLTDFLSGVARN